A stretch of Manis javanica isolate MJ-LG chromosome 1, MJ_LKY, whole genome shotgun sequence DNA encodes these proteins:
- the LOC118967062 gene encoding uncharacterized protein → MGNAPSLVTALQTALKERNLKVSSKVLGSFVKEIDRVAPWFICSGSLSIPSWDKLGKDLDREEEEGSLRGGTRPLWKLIRACLQDERCEKVIKEGQRALTDIQESMSETERETESARSRKKATKTKVKKPQSEGESPPRAKAKEPREASDDRLGENSKYPWKELRDLQLSNRESEEELTSAEEGEENKTAECRSKGTSKVEKRTKEKMKVGCPPTPVAPPPYVSGALSFCHPDTLQAIRQMFPVFEDNGVRSHQPLSHKQVKELAESVRAYGVSANYTIAQVERLTETAMTPADWQYVTKACLSSMGQYIEWKALWHDISMTQARANTVEGQPAWSYDMLTGQGQWVANQTAFPLQVYAQINTCAAKAWKALTNKGEVSGNLTKIIQGPSEPFSDFVARMMEAAGRIFGDQEQAMPLVEQLVFEQCTKECRQAITPWKQKGIHAWLKACREIGGPLTNAGLAAAILQSHKQARITNRSIKCFH, encoded by the coding sequence atggggaatgcaccgtcattagtcacggcgctgcagacagctctcaaagagcgaaacttgaaggtctccagcaaagtcttaggatcttttgtgaaggagatagaccgtgtggccccctggttcatttgttcagggtccctctcaatcccgagctgggacaaactggggaaagatcttgatagagaggaggaggagggtagcctgaggggaggcaccaggcccctctggaaactgattagagcttgtctgcaagatgagagatgtgaaaaggtaataaaagaaggtcagagagcattgacagatatccaagagagcatgtcagaaacggaacgggaaacagagagcgcgcgcagccgaaaaaaggccacaaaaacgaaggtaaagaaacctcagagtgagggagaaagcccgcctagggcaaaagcgaaagagccccgagaagcgagtgacgatcgcctcggagaaaatagtaaatacccctggaaagagttgagggacctccaactctccaatagggaatctgaggaggaattaacgtctgcagaggaaggggaagaaaataaaaccgcagagtgcagaagtaagggaaccagcaaagttgaaaagcggaccaaggaaaaaatgaaagtagggtgtcccccgacgcccgttgccccgccaccttacgtgagtggcgcactctccttttgccacccagatactcttcaggcaattagacaaatgtttcctgtatttgaggataatggcgtacgctctcaccagcccctgagccataaacaagttaaggagttagcagaatccgttcgggcttatggggtcagtgccaactataccatagcacaagttgagagattaacagagacagccatgacacccgcagactggcaatatgtaactaaggcatgcctttctagtatggggcaatacatagaatggaaggcattgtggcatgatatcagtatgacccaggcacgcgcaaacacggtcgaaggacagcctgcgtggtcatatgatatgctgacgggccaaggacagtgggtagccaaccagaccgccttccccttacaggtatacgcacaaataaacacgtgcgctgccaaggcatggaaagccctcaccaacaaaggagaagtatcaggcaatttgacaaaaattattcaggggccgagcgagccattttctgactttgtcgctcgtatgatggaggccgcaggcagaatatttggagatcaggaacaagcgatgcccctggtagagcaattagtatttgaacaatgtaccaaggaatgcagacaggcgataacaccctggaaacagaaagggatacacgcttggttgaaagcctgtagagaaataggagggccactcaccaacgcgggcctagccgcagccatattacagagccacaaacaagccaggatcactaacagaagtattaaatgctttcactaa